In Prescottella soli, a genomic segment contains:
- a CDS encoding class I SAM-dependent methyltransferase translates to MFDRFRKSARLKVQRAVAEVIRDSDRQSRIEQENRHDQLLAELAANNGEMKRLLDELTQARGQVAAVSERLDELEQRTRRDISHALDIRASAESAQFAVDHMPTAPVFWHPHETLRHGLELVKVDGLALEFGVATGTTLRIIAESLCPTGHEVWGFDVWSGLPEAWRTGFPAGEFAQQSMPSVPGTQLVSGLFEDTLPGFLADHPGPVAFAHLDADLYSSTRTVLDLIGDRLVPGSVLVFDEYFNYPGWQNHEHRAWTEFVTRTGIEFDYLAYTANHEQVVVRLRE, encoded by the coding sequence ATGTTCGATCGATTCCGGAAGTCTGCGCGGCTCAAGGTGCAGCGGGCGGTCGCGGAGGTGATCCGCGACTCCGATCGCCAGTCGCGGATCGAGCAGGAGAACCGGCACGACCAGCTGCTGGCCGAGCTCGCCGCGAACAACGGCGAGATGAAGCGGCTGCTCGACGAACTGACGCAGGCACGGGGGCAGGTGGCGGCTGTCAGCGAACGTCTCGACGAGCTCGAGCAGCGCACCCGACGCGACATCTCGCACGCGCTCGACATCCGCGCCAGCGCCGAGAGCGCGCAGTTCGCGGTCGATCACATGCCGACGGCCCCGGTGTTCTGGCACCCGCACGAGACACTGCGGCACGGGCTCGAGCTGGTGAAGGTCGACGGCCTGGCCCTCGAGTTCGGCGTCGCGACCGGCACGACGCTGCGGATCATCGCCGAATCACTATGTCCCACCGGCCACGAGGTGTGGGGGTTCGACGTGTGGTCGGGCCTGCCGGAGGCGTGGCGCACCGGGTTCCCGGCGGGCGAGTTCGCGCAGCAGTCGATGCCGTCGGTGCCCGGCACGCAGCTCGTGTCGGGCCTGTTCGAGGACACGCTGCCCGGCTTCCTCGCCGACCACCCCGGCCCGGTGGCGTTCGCACACCTCGACGCCGACCTGTACTCCTCGACCCGCACGGTGCTCGATCTCATCGGCGACCGCCTGGTCCCCGGCTCGGTGCTCGTGTTCGACGAGTACTTCAACTACCCGGGCTGGCAGAACCACGAGCACCGCGCGTGGACCGAGTTCGTCACCCGCACCGGAATCGAGTTCGACTACCTCGCGTACACCGCGAACCACGAACAGGTCGTGGTCCGCCTGCGTGAATGA
- a CDS encoding glycosyltransferase, protein MSESASVAPVNGNAATARGAVHEQRSPGRLVVQRGVFSGPTPRVKDSMYARITSGSGHRERFALHLDKGAVADTDAYFGRFAAAYYQRWTTVDQVEVRFDHAATGRGRALLCASDSGGNVRVLETVDVDGDGTATMSATLDAYLDGGSLWLQFAAIDGRLEVRDLEWTVAAPSVIRPAAIAICTFNRADDCAQTVAAIAGDEHMTAGIDAVYVVDQGTDHVSDRELFAEVAKTLGDKLVYIRQPNLGGAGGFTRGIYEVSAVNEHANVILMDDDILCEPETVLRMNAFANVTTEPMLVGAQMLYLMNPQNLHVGAEEADLSKIKAGEWAANSLHDANMIKRRQNKRVDAGYNAWWSCLIPGEVISRIGLPLPVFFQWDDIEYGIRARAAGFITVTLPNAGVWHADFHWKDRDDWAKYFSVRNSLIASALHSDFDTKALSVTMGREISQFLVSMQYGLAHTMLRGIEDFLFGPEVLEDGGQAVLGAIRQERSRFPETVKHPADAIPDIRSADLVTRIAGPEPDKDREDLVLAKRAAMQWLGRTQHGIASIPASESHWWHVSLFDHAVVTDASQSGVRVRRRDKDAAKEITARMAKVLKQFREQGSDVQRRYREAVPRLTSRENWERLYEK, encoded by the coding sequence ATGAGCGAGTCGGCGTCGGTTGCGCCTGTGAACGGGAACGCAGCGACTGCTCGCGGCGCAGTCCACGAGCAGCGGTCCCCGGGACGACTCGTGGTGCAGCGAGGTGTCTTCTCCGGTCCCACGCCGCGAGTCAAGGACAGCATGTACGCCCGGATCACGTCGGGTTCCGGGCACCGCGAACGGTTCGCGCTGCACCTCGACAAGGGCGCGGTCGCGGACACCGACGCCTACTTCGGCCGTTTCGCGGCCGCCTACTACCAGCGCTGGACCACCGTCGACCAGGTCGAGGTCCGGTTCGACCACGCCGCGACCGGCCGCGGCCGCGCCCTGCTGTGCGCGTCCGATTCGGGCGGCAACGTGCGCGTCCTCGAGACCGTCGACGTCGACGGAGACGGCACCGCGACGATGTCCGCGACGCTCGACGCGTACCTCGACGGCGGCTCGCTCTGGCTGCAGTTCGCCGCGATCGACGGCCGGCTCGAGGTCCGCGATCTGGAGTGGACGGTCGCGGCCCCGTCGGTGATCCGCCCCGCCGCCATCGCCATCTGCACGTTCAACCGCGCCGACGACTGCGCGCAGACGGTCGCGGCCATCGCCGGCGACGAGCACATGACCGCCGGTATCGACGCGGTCTACGTCGTCGACCAGGGCACCGACCACGTCTCCGACCGTGAGCTGTTCGCCGAGGTCGCGAAGACGCTGGGCGACAAGCTCGTCTACATCCGCCAGCCCAATCTCGGTGGCGCGGGCGGTTTCACCCGCGGCATCTACGAGGTGTCGGCGGTCAACGAGCACGCCAATGTGATCCTGATGGACGACGACATCCTGTGCGAGCCGGAGACGGTGCTGCGGATGAACGCGTTCGCGAACGTCACCACGGAACCGATGCTCGTCGGCGCGCAGATGCTGTACCTGATGAACCCGCAGAACCTGCACGTCGGTGCGGAGGAAGCGGACCTGTCGAAGATCAAGGCCGGCGAGTGGGCGGCCAATTCCCTGCACGACGCCAACATGATCAAGCGGCGTCAGAACAAGCGCGTCGATGCCGGATACAACGCCTGGTGGTCCTGCCTGATCCCCGGCGAGGTGATCTCGCGGATCGGCCTTCCCCTCCCCGTGTTCTTCCAGTGGGACGACATCGAGTACGGAATTCGTGCTCGGGCAGCGGGATTCATCACGGTCACCCTTCCGAACGCCGGCGTGTGGCACGCGGACTTCCACTGGAAGGACCGCGACGACTGGGCCAAGTACTTCAGCGTGCGGAACTCGCTGATCGCGTCCGCGCTGCACAGCGACTTCGACACGAAGGCGCTCAGCGTGACCATGGGTCGCGAGATCTCCCAGTTCCTGGTGTCGATGCAGTACGGCCTCGCGCACACGATGCTCCGCGGCATCGAGGACTTCCTCTTCGGGCCCGAGGTGCTCGAGGACGGCGGCCAGGCGGTCCTCGGCGCGATCCGTCAGGAACGGTCCCGCTTCCCCGAGACGGTCAAGCATCCCGCCGACGCCATCCCCGACATCCGGTCCGCGGACCTGGTCACGCGGATCGCCGGCCCCGAGCCGGACAAGGACCGCGAGGACCTGGTCCTGGCCAAGCGTGCCGCGATGCAGTGGCTGGGCCGCACGCAGCACGGAATCGCGAGCATCCCTGCGTCGGAGTCGCATTGGTGGCACGTCTCGCTGTTCGACCACGCCGTCGTGACCGATGCGTCGCAGTCGGGCGTGCGGGTGCGCCGCCGCGACAAGGATGCCGCGAAGGAGATCACCGCCCGGATGGCGAAGGTGCTCAAGCAGTTCCGGGAACAGGGTTCGGACGTCCAGCGCCGGTACCGTGAGGCCGTGCCGCGTCTGACCAGCCGGGAGAACTGGGAACGCCTCTACGAGAAGTGA
- a CDS encoding pentapeptide repeat-containing protein: MGGGPQNSSHRFRTARRALVVVPAFTALTIGFVGNAAADPAAGGSPQQSCSPIRVEGLLANVTDAVLPGVVLPLPCQDAVGIGYVGSADLGAGAIGAAVVAGLGSLALATADWSSIDFNNNGPNNTGSYNTGSANTGSDNIGWANTGSANVGSANTGSGNVGSANTGSGNVGSANTGSTNLGSMNTGSATYGSMKTGIGSLAAGSLGIGTLS; encoded by the coding sequence ATGGGCGGCGGACCGCAGAACAGCTCGCACCGCTTTCGCACCGCACGCCGGGCATTGGTCGTCGTGCCCGCGTTCACGGCACTGACCATCGGGTTCGTCGGAAATGCCGCCGCCGACCCCGCCGCGGGCGGCTCGCCCCAGCAGTCGTGTTCGCCGATCCGAGTCGAAGGGCTGCTCGCCAACGTCACCGACGCGGTGCTGCCGGGCGTCGTGCTGCCGCTGCCGTGTCAGGACGCGGTCGGTATCGGCTACGTCGGCTCCGCCGACCTGGGGGCCGGCGCGATCGGGGCCGCCGTCGTGGCCGGGCTGGGCAGTCTGGCCCTGGCCACCGCCGACTGGAGCAGCATCGACTTCAACAACAACGGCCCGAACAACACGGGCTCGTACAACACCGGATCGGCCAACACCGGCTCCGACAACATCGGGTGGGCCAACACCGGTTCGGCCAACGTCGGGTCGGCGAACACCGGTTCCGGCAACGTCGGGTCGGCGAACACCGGTTCCGGCAACGTCGGGTCGGCGAACACCGGCTCGACCAATCTGGGCTCGATGAACACCGGCTCGGCGACCTACGGCTCGATGAAGACGGGCATCGGATCGCTGGCAGCGGGTTCGCTAGGCATCGGAACGCTGAGCTGA